A window of Calonectris borealis chromosome 3, bCalBor7.hap1.2, whole genome shotgun sequence contains these coding sequences:
- the GALM gene encoding galactose mutarotase, translating into MTEVKREVFGQVPQEEGGGVVEKFILESDSVKVEILSLGCIIAALETKGRDGEFSDVVLGFDTLEGYMRKHPFFGAVVGRVANRIAKGRFTVDGKEYQLFLNNGPNSLHGGARGFDKVLWSPQVLLNGVCFFRLSPDGEEGYPGDLKVWVTYTLSGGELAINYRAQTSKTTPINLTNHAYFNLAGQGSRDIYDHEISIEADSYLPVDDTKIPTGEVAAVQGTSFDLRQPVELGKHLQKFRLDGFDHNFCLQQAQARRLVARARHPPTGRAMEVHTTQPGIQFYTGNNLDGSLKGKGAVAYLKHSAFCLETQNWPDAVNKPHFPNALLQPGEEYNHTTWLVFKLAA; encoded by the exons ATGACAGAAGTGAAGAGAGAGGTGTTCGGGCAGGTGccccaggaggaaggaggaggagtggTGGAAAAGTTCATCTTAGAGTCGGACAGCGTGAAAGTGGAGATCCTGTCCTTAGGGTGCATAATCGCCGCTCTGGAGACGAAAGGCAGGGATGGGGAGTTTTCAGATGTTGTCCTAGGCTTTGACACTTTGGAAG GTTACATGAGGAAGCACCCTTTCTTCGGCGCCGTTGTGGGGCGTGTTGCCAACAGGATTGCGAAGGGGAGGTTCACCGTGGACGGGAAGGAGTATCAGCTGTTCCTCAACAACGGGCCCAACAGCCTACATGGAGGAGCCAGGGGATTTGACAAG GTTCTCTGGAGCCCCCAGGTCCTCCTGAACGGCGTCTGTTTCTTCCGACTCAGCCCCGATGGTGAGGAAGGCTACCCCGGTGACCTGAAAGTCTGGGTGACCTACACGCTCAGCGGCGGGGAGCTGGCCATCAACTATAGAGCCCAGACCAGCAAGACGACACCCATTAACCTGACAAACCACGCATACTTTAACCTCGCAGGGCAG GGCTCACGGGATATCTATGACCACGAGATTTCTATTGAAGCAGATTCCTACCTGCCTGTGGACGACACCAAGATCCCTACTG GGGAGGTGGCCGCCGTGCAGGGCACCAGCTTCGATCTCCGGCAGCCCGTGGAGCTGGGGAAGCACTTGCAGAAGTTTCGCCTGGATGGCTTCGACCATAacttctgcctgcagcaggcgCAGGCTCGACGCCTTGTGGCCAG ggcTCGCCACCCGCCCACTGGCAGGGCCATGGAGGTTCACACCACCCAGCCTGGCATCCAGTTTTACACCGGGAACAACCTGGACGGCTCCCTGAAGGGCAAAGGCGCTGTCGCGTACCTCAAGCACTCGGCTTTCTGCCTGGAAACCCAGAACTGGCCTGATgccgtcaacaag ccccacttCCCCAATGCCCTACTCCAGCCGGGCGAGGAATACAACCACACCACATGGCTCGTGTTCAAGTTGGCCGCTTAA